A single Arachidicoccus sp. BS20 DNA region contains:
- a CDS encoding RluA family pseudouridine synthase — translation MLEHDDLLQEENAEELYEKKTFIIDKGQEPLRIDKWMHARIENATRNKIQKGIDAGFLTVNGRAVKSNYRVKPDDKIVWITLINPEFSEIVPENIPLDFVYEDDAVMVINKPPNMVVHPGVGNYTGTLLNGVAYHLQQQNPDLNEEDLPRFGLVHRIDKNTTGLIVLAKTGEAASNLAKQFFNHTVTRKYIAVVWGNVEEDEGTIIGNIGRHERFRKMFTVYPEGDKGKHAVTHYKVLERLNYVTVVECVLETGRTHQIRVHMKSIGHTLFNDWEYGGDKILKGTVYTKYKQFVDNCFEVCPRCALHAKTLGFDHPVTDERMFFDSPLPNDMQQLIEKWERYIQFKPLPEE, via the coding sequence ATGCTCGAACACGACGATTTATTGCAGGAAGAAAATGCAGAGGAACTGTACGAAAAGAAAACCTTTATCATCGACAAAGGGCAAGAGCCTTTGCGCATTGATAAATGGATGCACGCTCGTATCGAAAATGCCACGCGCAACAAAATCCAAAAAGGCATCGACGCGGGTTTTCTTACCGTAAATGGTCGTGCTGTTAAAAGCAATTACCGCGTAAAACCTGATGATAAAATTGTTTGGATTACGCTCATAAATCCTGAGTTTTCAGAAATTGTTCCCGAAAATATTCCGCTTGATTTTGTGTATGAAGATGATGCCGTAATGGTCATCAACAAACCGCCGAATATGGTGGTTCATCCCGGCGTGGGAAATTATACGGGAACTTTATTGAACGGCGTTGCGTATCATTTGCAACAACAAAATCCTGACTTAAATGAAGAAGATTTGCCGCGTTTCGGGCTTGTTCATCGCATCGATAAAAACACAACGGGATTAATTGTTCTGGCAAAAACCGGCGAAGCTGCATCCAATCTGGCGAAGCAATTTTTTAATCATACCGTTACCAGAAAATACATCGCCGTTGTTTGGGGAAATGTGGAAGAAGATGAAGGCACAATCATCGGAAACATCGGCCGCCACGAGCGTTTCAGAAAAATGTTTACCGTTTATCCCGAAGGCGATAAAGGCAAACACGCCGTAACGCATTACAAAGTTTTGGAACGATTGAATTATGTAACGGTTGTGGAATGTGTGCTGGAAACCGGTCGCACGCACCAGATTCGCGTACACATGAAATCCATCGGGCATACGCTTTTCAACGATTGGGAATACGGCGGCGATAAAATTTTAAAAGGAACTGTTTATACAAAATACAAGCAGTTTGTAGATAATTGTTTTGAAGTTTGTCCGCGCTGCGCATTACACGCGAAAACATTGGGTTTCGACCATCCTGTTACAGATGAAAGAATGTTTTTTGATTCGCCTTTGCCAAATGATATGCAACAGCTGATTGAAAAATGGGAAAGGTATATTCAGTTTAAACCGCTGCCGGAAGAATAA
- a CDS encoding DUF3857 domain-containing protein — protein sequence MITKKILTSFIVCTYLLAHSAVAQAQTQKYAVNNIPKNLLKHANSVKREETLHFTVKGIGDAVFQHHSVITVLNHDGDDNLSFGCYTFKFDKLDDASISVYDSLGNKIKTYSLKDLQATSYGDGLVEDGKLYYFSVTAPSYPITIEINSVEKYKGLLFYPSFDIQDKDQSVEQSSAQIIVPKTLGLRYKTINIKDNCIKKEDASNITYSWTENNLPAIKVARHSGPQYLYLPSILFAPRQFKMDDYTGDMSTWQSFGKWYGDLISTTNTLTPQEQTFYQNMVKDKTTDREKAETIYRYMQNNMRYVSIQLGIGGWKPFAASFVNTKKYGDCKALTNYMQAALSAVGIKSYPVINHFGTLSTPITKDFPVNAFNHVLLCIPQAKDSIWLECTSSSNDFGELYTETQNHLALLINEKGGELVRTPLENADENTLSSKSIINLNVDGSAVVNTQINVTGEIKQEHLAYLYQESDEHKKDFFYSYLSFKPADSIGITESNKFTTPFSYNAKLNYGNFPDFTTGSKIFMPSRLHRIFKERITDDTARKQDYYFDYPYKISDTVELHYPQGFQPEDLPKNKNISKPFASYKSEYILDTTAKTITVITHLSILQTIVKSADYKDLEDFSEHVLDDLDEKIVVNGNE from the coding sequence ATGATTACCAAAAAAATTTTAACGTCATTTATTGTTTGCACTTATTTATTAGCGCATTCGGCTGTTGCGCAAGCTCAAACACAAAAATATGCCGTCAATAATATTCCGAAAAACCTGTTGAAACATGCTAATTCCGTCAAGCGCGAAGAAACATTACATTTTACGGTCAAAGGCATTGGAGATGCCGTGTTTCAGCATCACAGCGTCATTACTGTTTTGAATCACGACGGCGATGATAATTTGTCTTTCGGCTGCTACACTTTTAAATTCGACAAGCTCGACGACGCTTCAATTTCCGTATATGATTCTTTGGGAAATAAAATCAAAACTTATTCGCTCAAAGACCTGCAGGCAACAAGTTACGGCGACGGTTTAGTGGAAGACGGAAAACTATATTATTTTTCGGTTACAGCGCCGTCTTACCCGATAACCATTGAAATAAATTCCGTAGAAAAATACAAAGGCTTGCTCTTCTACCCTTCGTTCGATATTCAGGATAAAGACCAATCGGTTGAACAATCGTCTGCGCAAATTATTGTTCCTAAAACATTAGGACTGCGCTACAAAACCATTAATATAAAAGACAATTGTATAAAAAAAGAAGACGCTTCAAACATTACTTACAGTTGGACTGAAAACAATCTGCCTGCCATAAAAGTTGCACGCCATTCAGGACCCCAATATTTGTATTTGCCATCCATATTATTTGCGCCCAGGCAATTTAAAATGGATGATTATACAGGCGATATGAGCACCTGGCAAAGCTTTGGAAAATGGTACGGCGATTTAATCAGTACCACAAACACCTTAACGCCGCAGGAACAAACCTTTTATCAGAACATGGTAAAAGATAAAACCACCGACCGCGAAAAAGCCGAAACCATTTACCGTTATATGCAAAACAATATGCGCTACGTAAGTATTCAGTTGGGCATCGGCGGCTGGAAACCTTTTGCAGCTTCCTTTGTAAACACTAAGAAATACGGCGATTGTAAAGCACTGACCAATTATATGCAGGCAGCCTTGAGCGCAGTCGGCATTAAAAGTTATCCCGTCATCAATCACTTTGGAACGTTGAGTACGCCAATAACCAAAGATTTTCCGGTTAATGCGTTCAATCACGTTTTGCTTTGCATTCCGCAGGCAAAAGACAGCATCTGGCTTGAATGTACCAGCAGCAGCAACGACTTCGGCGAACTATACACCGAAACGCAAAATCATTTGGCTTTATTGATTAATGAAAAAGGCGGCGAGCTTGTAAGAACGCCTCTTGAAAATGCCGATGAAAACACATTGAGTTCAAAAAGCATCATCAACCTGAATGTCGATGGCAGCGCAGTTGTAAACACGCAAATCAATGTAACGGGCGAAATAAAACAGGAACATCTTGCTTATTTATATCAGGAATCGGACGAACACAAAAAAGATTTTTTCTATTCTTACCTGAGTTTCAAACCTGCCGACTCTATCGGCATTACGGAAAGCAATAAATTCACAACACCATTCTCGTACAATGCGAAATTGAATTACGGCAATTTCCCCGATTTTACTACAGGTTCAAAAATATTTATGCCGTCGCGATTGCACCGGATTTTCAAAGAAAGAATTACGGACGACACAGCGAGAAAGCAAGATTACTATTTTGATTATCCGTATAAAATATCCGATACTGTTGAATTGCACTATCCGCAAGGTTTTCAGCCGGAAGACTTGCCGAAGAATAAAAATATTTCAAAGCCATTTGCATCGTATAAAAGCGAATACATTTTAGATACAACTGCAAAAACAATTACAGTAATCACGCATTTATCCATTCTTCAAACCATTGTAAAAAGCGCGGATTATAAAGATTTGGAAGATTTTTCAGAACACGTTTTGGACGATTTGGATGAGAAAATTGTGGTTAACGGTAATGAATGA
- a CDS encoding CTP synthase codes for MAKYVFVTGGVTSSLGKGIIAASLAKLLQARGFSVTIQKFDPYINVDPGTLNPYEHGECYVTEDGAETDLDLGHYERFLNIHTSQANNVTTGRIYQTVINKEREGAYLGKTVQVVPHITDEIKRRMLLLGRGGEYDIVITEIGGTIGDIESLPFVEAIRQIQWELPDEDVCVIHLTLIPYLRAAKELKTKPTQHSVKMMSETGVHPDIIVCRTEEPLTNDLKRKIALFCNVKQNAVIEAMDASSIYEVPLEMLREKLDVICLNKFGITDFKEPNLDKWKAFLDKIKYPKSKITIGLIGKYIELQDAYKSILESFIHAGAMNEVKVVVQNIHSEFITPENVAEKLQNVDGMLVAPGFGERGIEGKILAIKYARENNIPFFGICLGMQMSVIEFARNVLNIKDAHSTEMNKNTPNPVVNMMEEQKKVKLMGGTMRLGSYPCEIKEGSLAEKIYRTTHISERHRHRYEFNNDYLEQFEANGMKATGFNPDTGLVEIVEVPAHPFFIGVQYHPELKSTVENPAPLFVDFIAAAKVFNEKRTAQKKEVGVV; via the coding sequence ATGGCAAAGTATGTATTTGTTACCGGCGGCGTAACCAGCAGTTTAGGAAAAGGAATTATTGCGGCTTCGCTTGCGAAACTCCTGCAGGCACGCGGTTTCAGCGTTACCATTCAGAAATTTGACCCGTACATTAATGTTGACCCGGGAACGCTCAATCCGTATGAACACGGCGAATGTTATGTAACCGAAGACGGCGCGGAAACCGATTTGGATTTGGGGCATTATGAGCGTTTTCTCAACATACATACTTCACAAGCAAACAATGTAACTACAGGAAGAATTTACCAAACCGTCATCAATAAAGAGCGCGAAGGCGCGTATCTCGGAAAAACTGTTCAGGTTGTTCCGCATATCACAGATGAAATCAAACGCAGAATGTTACTGCTCGGTCGCGGCGGCGAATATGATATTGTAATTACGGAAATCGGCGGAACGATTGGCGATATTGAGAGTCTGCCTTTTGTGGAAGCCATCCGGCAAATTCAATGGGAATTGCCCGATGAAGATGTGTGTGTAATTCACTTGACTTTAATTCCATATTTGCGCGCAGCGAAAGAGCTGAAAACAAAGCCCACACAGCATTCCGTGAAAATGATGAGCGAAACGGGCGTGCATCCCGATATTATTGTTTGCCGCACGGAAGAACCTTTGACCAATGATTTGAAAAGAAAAATTGCACTGTTTTGTAACGTAAAACAGAACGCTGTAATCGAAGCGATGGATGCTTCATCTATTTACGAAGTTCCTTTGGAAATGCTGCGTGAAAAATTGGATGTAATTTGTTTAAACAAGTTTGGCATTACGGATTTCAAAGAACCGAACCTTGACAAATGGAAAGCATTTCTGGATAAAATAAAATACCCGAAATCGAAAATCACGATTGGTTTAATCGGCAAATATATTGAGTTGCAGGATGCATATAAATCCATTCTCGAAAGCTTTATTCACGCAGGCGCAATGAATGAAGTGAAAGTAGTAGTGCAGAACATTCACAGCGAATTTATTACGCCGGAAAATGTTGCGGAAAAATTGCAGAATGTTGATGGAATGCTTGTTGCGCCGGGCTTTGGCGAGCGCGGCATCGAAGGGAAAATATTAGCGATCAAATATGCCCGTGAAAATAATATTCCGTTCTTCGGTATTTGTTTGGGAATGCAAATGTCGGTCATTGAATTTGCAAGAAATGTGCTGAATATTAAGGACGCGCATTCAACTGAAATGAATAAGAATACGCCGAATCCGGTTGTGAACATGATGGAAGAACAGAAGAAAGTAAAATTGATGGGCGGAACAATGCGTTTAGGTTCTTATCCTTGTGAAATAAAAGAGGGTTCGCTTGCAGAAAAAATTTACAGAACTACGCATATTTCCGAACGCCATCGTCATCGTTATGAATTTAACAATGATTATCTCGAACAGTTTGAAGCAAACGGCATGAAAGCCACAGGATTCAATCCCGATACGGGTTTGGTGGAAATTGTGGAAGTGCCTGCGCATCCGTTTTTTATTGGCGTGCAGTATCATCCTGAACTCAAAAGCACGGTGGAAAATCCTGCGCCGTTGTTTGTAGATTTTATAGCTGCGGCAAAAGTATTTAACGAAAAAAGAACGGCACAGAAAAAAGAAGTAGGTGTTGTTTAA
- a CDS encoding DUF3857 domain-containing protein: MKKNALHLLAIVMTLLCSAQKNIAQDKLISFGKPDKTELELKDCDFDPGAPLECLADIGTVNYQISNAGVNIITKRRTRFKIFKESGISIADVKLRYYAKDNYEDITGIDGYVYNMDGSGNVTVSRLKKSDIYKKDVDAEYAEVSFALPDVRVGSVIEFRYTKYKKTIGNIDSWYFQHEYPVKYSAYNLIVPDYFDFNYQVNRRQEMTIKKSTDADGNWFIMHNVASVHDEPYMPGFNDYNQRVDFNLTSITPPGESTIVVGSTWQKLAEQYLDEYTCGGQLKRNVKHPSELDSLVANSKTNIDKLKTIYYYLQKNIKWNGDDDIGAFEDGGIKNAWDKKQGSTADINLLFVNWLRDYKINADPILVSTSDHGKTNRYYINMNQFNSVMAYVTVDSNTYVLNAADKYNPFGLIPYNVLFSQGLTMSKNASWITMASVLQKFSTGAVINIDIDKKGKISGFGNLTYSGYARAIEMKEVEENKLKTDLSYSKDITIDADSINVEHTDNDSLPLNINFTLSGGAHNSGNYLLIPYNLYGMSTENPFTSDKRLTAIDFKSLQSYNVMGYINIDSSLTFDELPKNFAVRTEDSSIILKRIFQKNSDQTLSYLLSVNFLRPDYTLDEYAGIKAFYKQLFTLLNERIVVKRKTR, encoded by the coding sequence ATGAAAAAAAACGCGCTGCACCTGCTTGCAATAGTAATGACATTGCTATGCTCAGCACAAAAAAATATCGCTCAGGACAAATTAATTTCTTTCGGCAAACCGGATAAAACCGAACTTGAATTAAAAGATTGCGATTTCGACCCCGGCGCGCCGCTCGAATGCCTTGCCGATATAGGAACAGTAAACTACCAAATATCGAATGCAGGTGTAAATATTATTACGAAAAGAAGAACCCGGTTTAAAATATTTAAAGAATCAGGCATCTCCATTGCCGACGTGAAACTGCGTTATTACGCAAAAGACAACTATGAAGATATCACAGGTATCGACGGCTACGTTTATAATATGGACGGCAGCGGCAATGTTACCGTAAGCCGGTTGAAAAAAAGCGATATTTATAAAAAAGATGTGGACGCAGAATATGCCGAAGTATCTTTTGCCCTGCCGGATGTTCGTGTCGGGTCTGTGATAGAGTTTCGTTACACCAAGTATAAAAAAACTATAGGTAACATAGATTCGTGGTATTTTCAACATGAATACCCTGTAAAATACAGCGCGTACAATCTAATCGTTCCCGATTATTTTGACTTTAACTACCAGGTAAACAGAAGACAGGAAATGACTATTAAAAAAAGTACCGATGCCGATGGCAACTGGTTTATCATGCACAATGTGGCAAGCGTACACGACGAGCCGTATATGCCCGGTTTCAACGACTACAATCAACGAGTGGATTTCAACCTTACCTCTATCACGCCGCCGGGCGAATCTACCATTGTCGTAGGTTCTACATGGCAAAAGCTTGCCGAGCAATATCTGGACGAATACACTTGCGGCGGGCAGTTGAAGAGAAATGTAAAACATCCGTCCGAGTTAGATTCCTTGGTTGCGAATAGTAAAACCAATATCGATAAGCTGAAAACCATTTATTATTATTTGCAAAAAAACATCAAATGGAACGGAGACGACGACATTGGCGCATTTGAAGATGGCGGCATCAAAAATGCGTGGGATAAGAAACAGGGCAGCACGGCAGATATTAATTTACTCTTCGTCAACTGGCTGCGCGATTATAAAATCAACGCCGACCCCATTTTGGTAAGTACAAGCGACCACGGGAAAACAAATCGCTACTATATCAATATGAACCAGTTCAACTCGGTAATGGCGTATGTAACCGTGGACAGCAACACGTATGTTTTGAACGCAGCAGACAAATACAATCCATTCGGACTGATACCTTACAATGTTTTATTTTCCCAAGGATTGACAATGTCTAAAAACGCTTCGTGGATAACAATGGCAAGCGTTTTACAAAAATTTTCGACAGGTGCAGTTATCAATATAGATATAGACAAGAAAGGCAAAATATCCGGCTTCGGCAATCTTACTTATTCAGGCTATGCGCGCGCCATCGAAATGAAAGAAGTAGAAGAAAACAAGCTGAAAACAGATTTATCTTACAGCAAAGACATCACAATTGATGCCGACTCCATAAATGTTGAACATACAGATAATGATTCGCTTCCGCTGAACATTAATTTTACCCTAAGCGGGGGCGCACACAATTCCGGCAATTATTTGCTGATTCCTTATAACCTTTACGGAATGTCCACGGAAAACCCTTTTACTTCCGACAAAAGATTAACAGCCATTGATTTCAAAAGCCTGCAATCATACAACGTAATGGGTTACATTAATATCGACAGCAGTTTGACTTTCGATGAGCTGCCCAAAAATTTTGCCGTTCGCACAGAAGACAGCAGCATTATCTTAAAAAGAATATTTCAGAAAAACAGCGACCAAACGCTCAGTTATTTATTGTCCGTCAATTTTCTCCGACCGGATTACACGCTGGACGAATATGCCGGCATTAAAGCATTTTATAAGCAGCTGTTTACATTGCTCAACGAAAGAATTGTAGTGAAAAGAAAAACCCGTTAA
- a CDS encoding phosphatase PAP2 family protein, whose product MKDLRTEALSFSFQKNKGLREVLLFIGVAIFYKVSRFIAIGDEHTAFQNAYKVVSFEQMHSLFYEITLQHIFSKATLLLRFMNRFYLLVHVPSIIAFFFWLFRYHREKYYFIRNGFLFANFITLFIFMWFPCAPPRMLHDIGFEDTLLQVSHLNLYSSSLTHYFNQYAAMPSMHFGTALIIGICVCMYTKKVLLKLLMVAYPVFVLFVIIVTGNHFFLDAIVGASVSVVGFAVVYLFYKIKSKRLQPQVQEIKE is encoded by the coding sequence TTGAAAGATTTACGAACAGAAGCATTATCCTTTTCTTTTCAAAAAAATAAAGGTTTAAGAGAAGTATTATTATTCATTGGTGTTGCTATTTTCTACAAAGTTTCGCGATTTATTGCTATCGGCGATGAGCATACGGCATTTCAAAATGCGTATAAAGTTGTGTCTTTTGAACAAATGCATAGCTTGTTTTATGAGATAACGTTACAGCATATATTTTCAAAAGCTACGCTTTTGCTCCGGTTTATGAACCGTTTTTATTTGCTGGTGCACGTACCGTCGATTATTGCATTCTTTTTTTGGCTGTTCCGTTATCACAGGGAAAAATATTATTTCATCCGGAATGGTTTTTTGTTTGCCAATTTCATCACGCTGTTTATTTTCATGTGGTTTCCGTGTGCGCCGCCGCGAATGCTGCACGACATAGGCTTTGAAGACACACTTCTGCAAGTAAGCCATTTGAATTTATATAGCAGCAGTCTTACACATTATTTCAATCAATATGCAGCCATGCCGTCTATGCACTTTGGAACGGCGTTGATAATCGGCATTTGCGTATGTATGTACACAAAAAAAGTATTGTTGAAGCTGCTAATGGTTGCGTATCCCGTCTTTGTATTATTCGTGATAATTGTAACAGGCAACCATTTTTTTCTGGATGCTATTGTTGGTGCGAGTGTTTCTGTTGTCGGATTTGCAGTTGTTTATCTTTTTTACAAAATAAAAAGTAAACGCTTACAGCCGCAAGTGCAGGAAATTAAAGAGTAA
- the infA gene encoding translation initiation factor IF-1, protein MAKQPLIKQDGVILEALSNAMFRVKLENGHEILATISGKMRMHYIRILPGDKVGVEMSPYDLSRGRIIFRYK, encoded by the coding sequence ATGGCTAAACAACCATTAATAAAACAGGACGGAGTAATATTGGAGGCATTGAGTAACGCAATGTTTCGAGTAAAGTTGGAAAATGGTCACGAAATATTGGCAACTATTTCGGGAAAAATGCGAATGCACTATATTCGCATTCTGCCCGGCGATAAAGTAGGCGTTGAAATGAGTCCTTATGATTTGTCGAGAGGGAGAATCATTTTCAGGTATAAGTAG
- a CDS encoding NAD+ synthase, giving the protein MNIFLAQQNYHIGNFEANTKKIIEAINEAKSRNADLIIFSELCVCGYPPRDFLEFEDFIEKSYRALDEIKQYTENIGVLVGAPARNLQYDGKDLFNAVFLLHEKEIKAEIHKTLLPTYDVFDEDRYFEPAYEWNVIEFRGKRLAVTICEDIWNLGDNPLYRVCPMDLLMEQQPDLMINLSASPFDYTHYEDRKAIIKANVLKYKLPMFYCNAVGSQTEIVFDGGSFIFDKDANIIKVFPLFEEIVDGLKLNADNTFSESIIEKADELPTHELNPERLIPSLNIDEVYSALVMGIRDYFNKMNFSKAILGSSGGIDSAVTLALACDALGAENVRAILMPSPYSTSHSVDDAVELSKNLNNPYDIIHIKNIYESFLQELKPIFNDLPFSVAEENIQSRTRGNLVMAIANKFNYILLNTSNKSELATGYGTLYGDMAGGLGVLGDCYKMQVYELAKYINREKEIIPRHIIDKAPSAELRPNQKDSDSLPDYSILDQILYQYIEQRKGPNEIKSLGFDTALVDRTLKLVNINEYKRNQFCPIIRVSPKAFGVGRRVPIVGKYLI; this is encoded by the coding sequence ATGAACATATTTTTAGCGCAGCAAAATTATCATATCGGAAATTTTGAAGCCAATACAAAAAAAATCATTGAAGCAATCAACGAAGCGAAGTCGCGAAACGCAGACCTCATCATATTTTCGGAGCTTTGCGTGTGTGGTTATCCACCAAGAGATTTTTTGGAGTTTGAAGATTTTATCGAAAAAAGTTACCGTGCATTAGACGAAATAAAACAATATACGGAAAACATTGGTGTATTGGTTGGCGCGCCTGCACGCAACTTGCAATACGATGGAAAAGATTTGTTCAATGCGGTTTTTCTTTTACACGAAAAAGAAATAAAAGCTGAAATTCATAAAACGCTTTTGCCTACTTACGACGTGTTTGATGAGGATAGATATTTTGAACCTGCGTATGAATGGAATGTAATTGAATTTCGCGGAAAGCGGCTTGCAGTAACTATTTGTGAAGATATTTGGAATCTTGGCGATAATCCTTTGTACCGCGTTTGCCCGATGGATTTGTTGATGGAACAACAACCCGATTTAATGATAAATCTTTCTGCTTCGCCGTTCGATTACACACATTATGAAGACAGAAAAGCCATTATCAAGGCAAATGTATTGAAGTATAAATTGCCGATGTTTTATTGCAATGCAGTCGGTTCGCAAACCGAAATCGTGTTCGACGGAGGCTCGTTTATTTTTGATAAAGATGCAAATATTATTAAGGTATTTCCTTTGTTTGAGGAAATTGTCGATGGCTTGAAACTCAATGCTGATAATACTTTCAGCGAATCTATTATAGAGAAAGCAGATGAATTGCCAACGCATGAATTAAATCCCGAACGATTAATTCCTTCGCTCAATATTGATGAAGTTTACAGCGCGCTCGTTATGGGCATCCGCGATTATTTTAATAAAATGAATTTTTCGAAAGCCATTCTCGGTTCGTCGGGCGGCATTGATTCTGCAGTTACTTTGGCGTTGGCTTGCGATGCTTTGGGCGCGGAAAATGTTCGTGCAATTCTGATGCCTTCGCCTTATTCCACAAGCCATTCCGTGGATGACGCTGTTGAATTGAGCAAAAACTTAAACAATCCTTACGACATTATTCATATCAAAAATATTTACGAAAGTTTCTTGCAGGAACTGAAACCGATTTTTAACGATTTGCCTTTTTCCGTTGCGGAAGAAAATATCCAAAGCCGCACACGCGGAAACTTAGTAATGGCAATCGCCAATAAGTTCAATTATATTTTATTAAACACTTCCAACAAAAGTGAATTGGCAACTGGCTATGGAACTCTGTACGGCGATATGGCAGGCGGGCTGGGCGTTTTGGGCGATTGTTATAAAATGCAAGTGTATGAATTGGCAAAATATATCAACCGTGAAAAAGAAATTATTCCGCGACACATCATTGACAAAGCGCCGAGCGCAGAACTTCGTCCAAATCAAAAAGACAGCGACAGCCTGCCGGATTATTCCATTCTCGACCAAATTTTATATCAATATATTGAGCAGCGAAAAGGTCCGAATGAAATAAAATCTTTGGGATTTGATACAGCATTGGTCGATAGAACTTTGAAACTTGTAAATATCAATGAATACAAGCGAAACCAATTCTGTCCTATCATTCGCGTTTCGCCGAAAGCCTTTGGTGTCGGGCGTCGCGTGCCGATTGTAGGAAAATATTTGATTTGA
- a CDS encoding FKBP-type peptidyl-prolyl cis-trans isomerase produces the protein MQTAKKGDKVKVHYHGKLTDGTTFDSSEGRSPLEFEIGSGQVIKGFDDGATGLQIGEKRTVHIPAADAYGPVSEEQIVEFPRSQFPPELNPEVGMPLQMSNDQGQTFQVVIKEVKDDVVVLDANHPLAGKDLIFDIELVDIAPGKSSLIIPE, from the coding sequence ATGCAAACAGCAAAAAAAGGCGATAAAGTAAAAGTACATTATCACGGCAAATTAACTGACGGAACTACCTTCGACAGCAGCGAAGGTCGCTCCCCGCTTGAGTTTGAGATTGGAAGCGGACAAGTAATCAAAGGCTTTGACGACGGCGCTACCGGCTTGCAAATAGGCGAAAAACGTACGGTTCATATTCCTGCGGCAGATGCTTACGGACCTGTTTCCGAAGAGCAAATCGTAGAATTTCCACGCAGCCAGTTTCCGCCCGAATTAAACCCCGAAGTGGGAATGCCATTGCAAATGAGCAACGACCAGGGACAAACTTTTCAAGTAGTAATTAAAGAAGTGAAAGACGATGTTGTGGTATTAGATGCGAACCATCCTTTGGCGGGAAAAGATTTGATTTTCGATATTGAATTGGTGGATATTGCTCCCGGAAAATCTTCGTTGATTATTCCGGAATAA
- a CDS encoding exo-beta-N-acetylmuramidase NamZ family protein, with protein MMAQQILPAAYQTENYLPLLKNKTVGVFANPTSEINGTPLVDSLLSLGTRVVCAFGPEHGFRGDEDAGAKVGNEIDKKTGIKIISLYGKKTKPSEEDVKNVDVLLFDLQDVGVRFYTYIASLQHFMEAAIDLHKPLIILDRPNPNGFYIDGPILDRKYASGVGEQPIPVVYGMTIGEYAKMLIGEHWLNTKTKYDAKSVDIKIIPCKNYTHESRYMLPVKPSPNLPFMSSVYKYPSMCFFEGTVLSEGRGTEFPFEIFGHPSLDKSLFSFTPEPRKGAESSKFYGQVCYGWNIHDSVFCSHLVLKYLLQAYKAFPDKQHFFISQGNEPTKIFFNKLAGSDELMKQIIAGRTEAQIRRSWRKPLKKFMQIRKKYLLYP; from the coding sequence ATGATGGCGCAGCAAATTTTGCCTGCGGCTTATCAAACGGAAAATTATCTGCCTTTATTGAAAAATAAAACGGTTGGTGTATTTGCAAATCCTACTTCCGAAATCAACGGAACGCCTTTAGTAGATTCTTTGTTGTCGCTCGGAACCCGCGTGGTGTGTGCATTCGGGCCTGAGCATGGTTTTCGCGGCGATGAAGATGCAGGCGCAAAAGTGGGTAACGAAATTGATAAAAAAACAGGCATTAAAATAATTTCTTTATACGGAAAGAAAACAAAACCATCGGAAGAAGACGTAAAAAATGTAGATGTTTTGTTGTTCGATTTGCAGGATGTGGGTGTGCGTTTTTATACTTACATCGCATCGTTGCAACACTTTATGGAAGCGGCAATTGACTTGCATAAACCATTAATTATTCTTGACCGACCGAACCCGAACGGCTTTTATATTGATGGTCCAATACTTGACAGAAAATATGCAAGCGGCGTAGGCGAGCAGCCGATTCCTGTTGTTTACGGAATGACGATTGGCGAATATGCAAAGATGCTCATTGGCGAACATTGGCTGAATACAAAAACAAAATATGATGCAAAATCTGTGGACATAAAAATTATTCCCTGTAAAAATTATACGCACGAAAGCCGTTATATGCTTCCCGTGAAACCCTCGCCAAATCTGCCTTTCATGAGTTCGGTGTATAAATATCCGTCTATGTGTTTTTTTGAAGGAACGGTGTTGAGCGAAGGTCGCGGCACGGAATTTCCTTTTGAGATTTTTGGTCATCCGAGTTTGGATAAATCGTTATTCAGCTTCACGCCCGAACCGAGAAAAGGCGCGGAATCATCAAAGTTTTACGGACAAGTTTGTTACGGCTGGAATATTCATGATTCTGTTTTCTGCAGTCATTTGGTATTAAAATATTTATTGCAGGCATACAAAGCATTTCCGGACAAGCAGCATTTTTTTATAAGCCAGGGAAATGAACCGACAAAAATTTTCTTCAACAAATTGGCAGGCAGCGATGAACTGATGAAACAAATTATCGCAGGAAGAACGGAAGCGCAAATTCGCCGAAGCTGGCGCAAGCCTTTGAAAAAATTTATGCAGATAAGAAAGAAATATTTGCTCTATCCATAG